One genomic window of Manihot esculenta cultivar AM560-2 chromosome 16, M.esculenta_v8, whole genome shotgun sequence includes the following:
- the LOC122722131 gene encoding uncharacterized protein LOC122722131: MRKLKYLTFFRCPELLNIFTLPNPQQEFEQLQVLEEKGMKNISKGPTELLHLPKLQIVCINGCQKLKVIFPTSIARGLEQLKELELECCDQLEAIVAEREEEEKRIDKVVFSQLISIRLYKLYNLKAFCMDNIPLKWPSLEELSVDSCPKMKTFAASLN; this comes from the coding sequence ATGAGGAAGCTCAAATACTTGACCTTTTTTAGATGTCCAGAATTGTTGAATATTTTCACTTTACCCAATCCACAGCAAGAATTCGAGCAACTCCAAGTTCTTGAAGAGAAAGGAATGAAGAACATATCGAAGGGCCCCACTGAGTTGTTGCATCTGCCCAAGCTACAAATCGTATGCATTAATGGGTGCCAGaaattaaaagttatatttccTACTTCTATTGCTCGAGGACTAGAGCAGCTGAAAGAACTTGAATTAGAATGTTGTGATCAACTAGAAGCAATTGTTGCAGAAagggaagaagaggaaaagaggATTGACAAAGTGGTGTTCTCTCAATTAATAAGCATTAGGTTATACAAGCTTTACAATCTTAAAGCTTTTTGCATGGATAACATACCTTTGAAATGGCCATCCTTGGAAGAGTTATCTGTGGACTCTTGCCCTAAAATGAAGACATTTGCTGCTTCTCTCAATTGA
- the LOC110603944 gene encoding disease resistance protein At4g27190 — protein sequence MDVVTYIAGKIGELLVEPIGRQIGHFIHYRSNTVKLQEQVKILEGVRDDVQVSVDAAKRNGEVIRKEVQNWTSMVDGILSEANKLLGKASKVRFHNLAQQTTLVKQVVKRAQHDRLFPTIAMVVVSQTIDVKKIQDQIAESLGLKLYEVNEQNRVSRLLARLKKENKVLIILDDIWARLDLATVGIPLGHDHGGCKIIVTTRRKQVCDTMVDTRSETAKVIPINILSEKESWVLLKKNAGAEIESLTLNSFAKDILRECGGLPIALVTVGRAMRGKDPDEWQEAVRELRKSQPETIEGMDEDVYRCLQFSYTYLKDKKPKKVFKLCCLFPEDFNIPIEDLVRYGFGLKIFEDMRMEDARRSAHSIIKNLKDSCLLLGSDEEGCVKMHDVVRDVALSMASDYFVRDGVKKLEDWPDMEEMKRYTGILIMQNQVSQFPDAWDSPNLKILLMDIEKTRLVPLFEKPIYMPATVLTGMKALQVFHRRDSSRKSYRAQSFRFLKIDFSQLSNLRTLMLQYYKIDTTPIGELKMLEILSLKNCEFRKPFN from the coding sequence ATGGATGTTGTGACTTATATCGCTGGAAAAATTGGAGAACTCTTGGTTGAGCCAATCGGGAGACAGATTGGCCATTTTATTCACTATAGAAGTAACACTGTGAAACTTCAGGAGCAAGTTAAAATACTTGAAGGAGTGAGGGATGACGTGCAGGTATCTGTTGATGCAGCAAAGAGGAATGGTGAGGTGATCAGAAAAGAGGTTCAGAATTGGACTTCAATGGTTGATGGGATTCTATCAGAGGCTAACAAACTTCTTGGAAAGGCTTCCAAAGTAAGGTTTCATAATTTGGCTCAACAAACTACCCTGGTGAAACAAGTTGTTAAAAGGGCTCAACACGACAGGCTGTTTCCTACTATTGCAATGGTTGTGGTGTCACAAACCATTGATGTGAAAAAGATTCAAGACCAGATAGCAGAGAGTTTGGGTTTGAAATTATATGAGGTTAACGAACAAAATCGAGTAAGCCGGTTGCTGGCTAGATTGAAGAAAGAGAACAAAGTGCTCATTATCTTGGATGATATTTGGGCTAGACTCGATCTTGCAACTGTGGGCATTCCACTTGGCCATGATCATGGAGGTTGCAAAATTATTGTCACAACACGTCGTAAACAAGTGTGTGACACTATGGTCGACACAAGGAGTGAGACTGCAAAGGTCATCcctattaatattttatctgaAAAAGAATCATGGGTCTTGCTTAAAAAGAATGCAGGCGCTGAGATTGAGTCTCTGACTTTGAATTCTTTTGCAAAAGATATTCTCAGAGAATGTGGAGGCTTGCCTATAGCTCTTGTAACAGTGGGAAGGGCAATGAGAGGCAAAGATCCTGATGAATGGCAAGAGGCAGTTAGAGAGCTAAGGAAATCACAGCCAGAAACCATTGAAGGGATGGATGAAGATGTGTACAGATGTCTTCAGTTCAGCTATACTTACCTGAAAGATAAGAAACCCAAGAAAGTTTTCAAGTTATGTTGTTTATTTCCTGAGGATTTTAACATCCCTATAGAAGACCTGGTAAGATATGGGTTTGGACTGAAAATATTTGAAGATATGAGAATGGAGGATGCAAGACGAAGTGCTCATTCCatcataaaaaatctaaaagatTCTTGTTTATTATTGGGAAGTGATGAGGAAGGCTGCGTAAAAATGCATGATGTCGTGCGTGATGTTGCCTTATCAATGGCATCAGATTATTTTGTTAGAGATGGTGTCAAAAAGTTGGAGGATTGGCCAGATATGGAAGAGATGAAGCGTTATACTGGCATCTTAATAATGCAAAATCAGGTTTCTCAATTTCCCGATGCTTGGGATAGTCCAAATCTCAAGATATTATTGATGGATATTGAAAAAACTCGTTTAGTTCCTTTGTTTGAGAAGCCGATATACATGCCAGCAACGgtcttgacagggatgaaagcccttcaagtttttcatcGGAGAGATAGTAGTAGGAAAAGTTATAGAGCACAATCTTTTCGGTTCTTGAAAATAGATTTTAGTCAATTAAGCAATCTTCGAACGTTGATGCTTCAGTATTATAAGATTGACACCACTCCAATTGGGGAGCTGAAGATGCTTGAAATTCTCAGCTTGAAGAATTGTGAGTTCCGAAAGCCATTCAATTAA
- the LOC122722132 gene encoding disease resistance protein At4g27190-like, with translation MDVVSCIAGKIGELLVEPIGRQIGHFIHYTSNTVKLQEQVKILEGVRHDVQVSVDAAKRNGEVIRKEVQNWTSMVDGILSEANKLLGKASKVRFHNLASRYQLSRKAEEKTMEIEKQKNEGKFDRVSNPAPPPPLLFPSQEDIVIFESRERQVEEIMEALKNNKTNFIGIYGMGGVGKTTLVKQVVKRAQQDRLFPTIAMVVVSQTIDVKMIQDQIAETLGLKLDKVNEQHRVSRLLARLKEENKVLIILDDIWARLDLATVGIPLGHDHGGCKIIVTTRRKQVCDTMVDTRSETAKVIPINILSEKESWVLLKKNAGAEIESLTLNSFAKDILRECGGLPIALVTVGRAMRGRDPDEWQEAVRELRKSQPETIEGMDEDVYRCLQFSYTYLKDKKAKKVFKLCCLFPEDFNIPIEDLVRYGFGLKIFEDMRMEDARRSAHSIIKNLKDSCLLLGSDEEGCVKMHDVVRDVALSMASDYFVRDGVKKLEDWPDMEEMKRYTGISIMQNEVSQFPDAWDCPNLKILLMHIEKTRLWEEAIYMPATVLTGMKALQVFDRRDSSRNRFLAHFLRSLELGFSQLTNLRTLMLQYYKIVDTTPIGELKNLEILSLKNCTFRQPFNTIGKLTNLRLLDVEFF, from the coding sequence ATGGATGTTGTGAGTTGTATCGCTGGAAAAATTGGAGAACTCTTGGTTGAGCCAATCGGGAGACAGATTGGCCATTTTATTCACTATACAAGTAACACTGTGAAACTCCAGGAGCAAGTTAAAATACTTGAAGGAGTGAGGCATGACGTGCAGGTATCTGTTGATGCAGCAAAGAGGAATGGTGAGGTGATCAGAAAAGAGGTTCAGAATTGGACATCAATGGTTGATGGGATTCTATCAGAGGCTAACAAACTTCTTGGAAAGGCTTCCAAAGTAAGGTTTCATAATTTGGCTTCTCGCTATCAGCTAAGCAGGAAAGCAGAAGAGAAAACAATGGAAATTGAAAAACAGAAAAATGAAGGCAAGTTTGATAGAGTTTCCAATcctgcacctcccccaccattATTGTTTCCATCTCAAGAAGATATTGTGATTTTCGAAAGCAGAGAACGACAAGTAGAGGAGATTATGGAGGCCTTGAAGAACAACAAAACCAACTTCATTGGGATATACGGAATGGGAGGGGTGGGTAAAACTACCCTGGTGAAACAAGTTGTTAAAAGGGCTCAACAAGACAGGCTGTTTCCTACTATTGCAATGGTTGTGGTGTCACAAACCATTGATGTGAAAATGATTCAAGACCAGATAGCAGAGACTTTGGGTTTGAAATTAGATAAGGTTAACGAACAACATCGAGTAAGCCGGTTGCTGGCTAGATTGAAGGAAGAGAACAAAGTGCTCATTATCTTGGATGATATTTGGGCTAGACTCGATCTTGCAACTGTGGGCATTCCACTTGGCCATGATCATGGAGGTTGCAAAATTATTGTCACAACACGTCGTAAACAAGTGTGTGACACTATGGTCGACACAAGGAGTGAGACTGCAAAGGTCATCcctattaatattttatctgaAAAAGAATCATGGGTATTGCTTAAAAAGAATGCAGGCGCTGAGATTGAGTCTCTGACTTTGAATTCTTTTGCAAAAGATATTCTCAGAGAATGTGGAGGCTTGCCTATAGCTCTTGTAACAGTGGGAAGGGCAATGAGAGGCAGAGATCCTGATGAATGGCAAGAGGCAGTTAGAGAGCTAAGGAAATCACAGCCAGAAACCATTGAAGGGATGGATGAAGATGTGTACAGATGTCTTCAGTTCAGCTATACTTACCTGAAAGATAAGAAAGCCAAGAAAGTTTTCAAGTTATGTTGTTTATTTCCTGAGGATTTTAACATCCCTATAGAAGACCTGGTAAGATATGGTTTTGGACTGAAAATATTTGAAGATATGAGAATGGAGGATGCAAGACGAAGTGCTCATTCCATCATAAAAAATCTCAAAGATTCTTGTTTATTATTGGGAAGTGATGAGGAAGGCTGCGTAAAAATGCATGATGTCGTGCGTGATGTTGCCTTATCAATGGCATCAGATTATTTTGTTAGAGATGGTGTCAAAAAGTTGGAGGATTGGCCAGATATGGAAGAGATGAAGCGTTATACTGGCATCTCAATAATGCAAAATGAGGTTTCTCAATTTCCCGATGCTTGGGATTGCCCAAATCTCAAGATATTATTGATGCATATTGAAAAAACTCGTTTGTGGGAGGAGGCGATTTACATGCCAGCAACGgtcttgacagggatgaaagcccttcaagtttttgatcgGAGAGATAGTAGTAGGAACAGATTTTTGGCACATTTTCTTCGGTCCTTGGAACTAGGATTTAGTCAATTAACCAATCTTCGGACGTTGATGCTTCAGTATTATAAGATTGTTGACACCACTCCAATTGGGGAGCTGAAGAATCTTGAAATTCTCAGCTTGAAGAATTGTACATTCCGACAGCCATTCAATACAATAGGGAAGTTGACTAATCTAAGGTTACTGGATGTGGAATTTTTTTAG